One genomic segment of Danio rerio strain Tuebingen ecotype United States chromosome 11, GRCz12tu, whole genome shotgun sequence includes these proteins:
- the col2a1b gene encoding collagen, type II, alpha 1b isoform X1, translating into MMKTSMMVRSAELLLCVAALGALLTGGAAQDEERLPGAKGQKGEPGDITDVVGPRGPSGPMGPPGEQGPRGDRGEKGEKGSPGPRGRDGEPGTPGNPGPPGPPGPNGPPGLGGNFASQMAGGFDDKAGAAQMGVMQGPMGPMGPRGPPGPNGAPGPQGFQGNPGEGGEPGSSGPMGPRGPPGPPGKPGDDGEPGKPGNGGERGPPGPQGARGFPGTPGLPGIKGHRGYTGLDGAKGESGATGAKGESGSPGESGAPGPMGPRGLPGERGRPGPSGASGARGNDGLPGGAGPPGPVGTAGSPGFPGSPGAKGEAGPTGARGPEGAQGPRGESGVPGASGPSGVSGNPGSDGMPGAKGSVGAPGIGGAPGFPGPRGPPGPQGATGPLGPKGQSGDSGLAGFKGEAGPKGEIGNAGLQGAPGPAGEEGKRGPRGEPGAAGPPGPTGERGTPGNRGFPGQDGLAGPKGAPGERGPAGVSGPKGAGGDPGRPGEPGLPGARGLTGRPGDAGPQGKVGPSGAPGEDGRPGPPGPQGVRGQPGVMGFPGPKGGNGEAGKAGEKGLAGAPGLRGLPGKDGETGAAGPPGPAGSAGERGEQGQPGPSGFQGLPGPPGPPGEGGKPGDQGVPGEAGGAGATGPRGERGFPGERGGAGPQGLQGPRGLPGTPGTDGPKGGVGPAGTAGAQGPPGLQGMPGERGTSGNPGPKGDRGDNGDKGPEGAPGKDGSRGLTGPIGPTGPAGPNGEKGESGPAGPSGVAGTRGVPGDRGETGPPGPAGFAGPPGADGQPGVKGEQGEGGQKGDAGAPGPQGPSGAPGPQGPTGVSGPKGARGAQGPPGATGFPGAAGRVGPPGPNGNPGPAGPAGPPGKDGPKGVRGDGGPPGRPGDAGLRGSAGPAGEKGDPGEDGPHGPDGPAGPQGLAGQRGIVGLPGQRGERGFPGLPGPSGEPGKQGAPGGPGDRGPPGPVGAPGLTGAAGEPGREGNPGSDGPPGRDGSAGIKGDRGDTGPAGAPGAPGGPGAPGPVGPTGKQGDRGEAGPHGPSGPPGPAGARGMPGPQGPRGDKGEGGDSGDRGQKGHRGFTGLQGLPGSPGQPGDQGASGPSGPGGARGPPGPVGPAGKDGANGLPGPIGPPGPRGRSGETGPSGPPGTPGPPGPPGPPGPGIDMSAFAGLSQLEKSPDPLRYMRADQAADGNHQHDAEVDATLKSLNNQMENIRRPDGTKKSPARTCRDLKQCHPDWKSGEYWIDPNQGCTVDAIKVFCNMETGESCIYPKPANIPRKNWWTTKGGDRKHIWFGEAMNGGFHFNYGDENLSPNTASIQMTFLRLLSTEASQNLTYHCRNSIAYMDESSGNLKKALLLRGSNDVEIRAEGNSRFTYSVLEDGCKKHTGQWSKTVIEYKSQKTSRLPLVDIAPVDIGGAHQEFGVDVGAVCFL; encoded by the exons ATGATGAAGACCTCCATGATGGTGCGGAGCGCGGAGCTGCTGCTGTGTGTGGCCGCGCTGGGAGCTCTGCTGACCGGGGGAGCAGCGCAGGATGAGGAGC GCCTGCCGGGTGCcaag GGACAAAAGGGGGAACCAGGAGACATAACTGAT GTTGTGGGGCCGCGGGGACCGTCCGGGCCGATG GGTCCGCCGGGAGAACAAGGCCCACGCGGAGACCGGGGAGAGAAGGGGGAGAAG GGAAGTCCGGGCCCTCGGGGACGAGATGGAGAGCCGGGAACCCCAGGAAACCCTGGACCTCCAGGACCTCCAGGACCCAACGGACCACCAGGCCTTGGCGGA AATTTCGCATCTCAGATGGCGGGAGGATTTGATGACAAAGCGGGAGCGGCTCAGATGGGGGTGATGCAGGGCCCGATG GGTCCGATGGGCCCCCGAGGACCCCCAGGCCCCAACGGAGCTCCG GGTCCTCAAGGATTCCAAGGAAACCCAGGAGAAGGCGGAGAGCCGGGATCATCC GGCCCAATGGGTCCCCGTGGCCCACCCGGACCCCCAGGGAAACCAGGAGATGAT GGTGAGCCGGGCAAACCTGGCAACGGTGGAGAGCGTGGACCCCCAGGCCCTCAG GGAGCTCGTGGATTCCCAGGAACACCCGGACTACCTGGAATCAAGGGACACAGA ggttaCACAGGTCTTGATGGTGCTAAAGGAGAGTCTGGAGCTACTGGAGCAAAA ggTGAATCCGGCTCTCCTGGAGAAAGTGGAGCTCCTGGACCGATG ggtCCGCGAGGTCTGCCTGGTGAACGGGGGCGTCCAGGACCGTCAGGAGCTTCT ggTGCTCGTGGTAATGACGGTCTGCCTGGCGGTGCTGGTCCACCG ggtccCGTTGGTACAGCAGGATCTCCCGGGTTCCCAGGATCCCCCGGTGCAAAG GGTGAAGCGGGACCAACCGGAGCCCGAGGGCCTGAGGGAGCACAGGGGCCCCGTGGAGAGTCTGGTGTTCCTGGAGCCTCGGGACCCTCTGGAGTCTCT GGTAACCCTGGTTCTGACGGGATGCCTGGAGCCAAAGGATCAGTG GGCGCTCCGGGTATCGGTGGAGCTCCTGGTTTCCCGGGTCCGCGTGGTCCTCCAGGCCCTCAGGGAGCGACAGGTCCTCTAGGGCCAAAGGGTCAATCT GGGGACTCGGGCCTCGCAGGGTTCAAAGGTGAAGCCGGTCCTAAAGGAGAGATT GGAAATGCTGGTCTACAAGGGGCTCCAGGTCCTGCTGGAGAAGAAGGCAAGCGAGGACCCAGAGGAGAGCCTGGTGCTGCGGGCCCCCCAGGGCCAACTGGAGAACGG GGAACGCCTGGTAATCGAGGTTTTCCCGGACAAGACGGTCTTGCTGGTCCAAAG GGTGCGCCCGGAGAGCGTGGACCTGCAGGCGTATCGGGACCTAAAGGAGCCGGTGGAGATCCAGGGCGGCCGGGAGAACCAGGTCTACCTGGTGCAAGG GGTTTGACGGGACGTCCAGGAGACGCCGGTCCACAGGGCAAAGTCGGTCCGTCT GGCGCTCCGGGTGAAGACGGTCGTCCGGGACCCCCGGGGCCTCAGGGTGTTCGCGGTCAGCCAGGAGTCATGGGATTCCCGGGACCCAAGGGTGGAAAT GGTGAGGCTGGAAAGGCTGGAGAGAAGGGACTCGCTGGAGCTCCGGGTCTGCGT GGTCTGCCTGGTAAAGATGGAGAGACCGGTGCTGCTGGGCCTCCAGGACCTGCC GGCTCTGCGGGAGAGCGAGGCGAGCAGGGACAGCCGGGACCATCAGGCTTCCAG GGTCTGCCTGGACCCCCGGGGCCCCCCGGTGAGGGAGGTAAACCTGGAGATCAG GGAGTTCCTGGAGAGGCCGGAGGGGCAGGGGCTACCGGACCCCGA GGTGAGCGAGGGTTCCCAGGAGAGAGAGGCGGTGCTGGGCCACAGGGGCTCCAGGGGCCCCGGGGTCTACCAGGAACACCAGGAACCGACGGCCCCAAG GGTGGTGTGGGACCCGCGGGGACAGCTGGAGCTCAGGGTCCTCCAGGACTGCAGGGAATGCCCGGAGAGAGAGGCACGTCTGGGAATCCAGGACCAAAGGGCGACCGA ggcGATAATGGAGATAAGGGACCAGAAGGAGCTCCGGGTAAAGACGGCTCAAGA GGTTTAACGGGTCCAATTGGTCCAACAGGTCCTGCGGGACCCAACGGTGAAAAG GGAGAATCGGGACCCGCGGGACCGTCTGGAGTTGCGGGGACTCGCGGTGTTCCT GGTGACCGAGGAGAGACTGGCCCTCCTGGTcctgctggttttgctggtccaCCA GGTGCAGATGGACAGCCGGGAGTGAAAGGAGAGCAGGGTGAAGGTGGACAGAAGGGTGATGCTGGAGCCCCGGGCCCTCAGGGGCCCTCTGGAGCTCCGGGCCCGCAG GGACCAACCGGTGTGTCTGGACCAAAAGGGGCTCGTGGTGCTCAAGGCCCTCCT GGTGCCACGGGTTTCCCCGGAGCCGCTGGAAGAGTTGGACCTCCTGGTCCTAAT GGTAACCCTGGTCCAGCCGGTCCTGCTGGTCCTCCTGGTAAAGATGGGCCAAAGGGTGTCAGAGGAGATGGTGGTCCTCCTGGAAGACCTGGAGACGCTGGTTTACGGGGTTCGGCTGGTCCTGCAGGAGAGAAGGGAGATCCTGGTGAAGACGGTCCTCAC GGTCCGGACGGTCCCGCAGGTCCCCAGGGTCTGGCCGGTCAGCGCGGTATCGTTGGTCTTCCAGGACAAAGAGGCGAAAGAGGATTCCCCGGCCTGCCTGGACCCTCC GGTGAGCCGGGTAAGCAGGGGGCTCCTGGGGGACCCGGGGACAGAGGACCTCCTGGCCCTGTAGGGGCACCAGGTCTGACCGGCGCTGCAGGAGAGCCGGGGAGAGAG GGCAATCCTGGATCTGATGGTCCTCCTGGTCGAGATGGTTCTGCTGGAATAAAG GGAGACCGAGGTGACACGGGTCCAGCTGGAGCTCCTGGTGCTCCAGGGGGTCCTGGTGCTCCTGGTCCAGTCGGACCCACTGGTAAACAGGGAGACAGAGGAGAGGCG GGTCCCCATGGGCCTTCTGGACCTCCAGGGCCTGCTGGAGCTCGGGGAATGCCT GGACCACAAGGACCGCGTGGAGATAAAGGAGAAGGTGGGGATTCGGGAGATAGAGGGCAGAAAGGACACAGAGGCTTCACTGGTCTCCAAGGTCTGCCTGGGTCTCCT GGTCAACCTGGTGATCAAGGTGCTTCTGGACCTTCTGGACCCGGTGGAGCAAGA GGACCCCCAGGCCCTGTCGGTCCAGCTGGAAAAGATGGAGCAAACGGTTTACCTGGACCCATTGGACCCCCGGGACCCCGTGGTCGTTCTGGGGAGACTGGTCCATCa GGTCCTCCTGGAACTCCTGGACCCCCTGGTCCTCCTGGCCCTCCGGGACCTGGCATCGACATGTCAGCCTTTGCTGGTCTGTCTCAGCTTGAGAAGTCTCCTGATCCCCTGAGGTACATGAGGGCAGACCAGGCCGCAGATGGTAACCATCAGCATGATGCAGAGGTGGATGCCACGCTCAAATCCCTGAACAACCAGATGGAGAACATCCGCAGGCCTGATGGCACCAAAAAGAGCCCGGCCCGGACCTGCAGAGACCTGAAGCAGTGCCACCCAGACTGGAAGAGCG GCGAATACTGGATTGACCCGAACCAGGGCTGCACCGTCGATGCTATCAAAGTGTTCTGCAACATGGAGACCGGCGAGAGCTGCATTTACCCCAAACCTGCCAACATCCCACGCAAGAACTGGTGGACTACGAAGGGTGGGGATCGCAAACACATTTGGTTTGGGGAAGCCATGAATGGAGGATTCCAC TTTAACTATGGAGACGAGAATCTGTCGCCAAATACAGCCAGTATTCAGATGACCTTCCTCAGACTGCTGTCCACTGAAGCCTCGCAGAACCTTACCTACCACTGCAGGAACAGCATCGCCTACATGGACGAATCCTCTGGGAACCTGAAGAAGGCTCTGCTGCTGCGCGGATCCAATGATGTGGAGATCCGGGCGGAAGGAAACAGCCGCTTCACCTACAGCGTTCTGGAGGACGGATGCAAG AAACACACAGGACAGTGGAGCAAGACCGTCATTGAGTATAAATCCCAGAAGACGTCTCGCCTGCCCCTTGTGGACATTGCCCCTGTGGATATAGGAGGAGCACATCAGGAGTTCGGAGTGGATGTAGGAGCCGTCTGTTTCTTATAA
- the col2a1b gene encoding collagen, type II, alpha 1b precursor encodes MMKTSMMVRSAELLLCVAALGALLTGGAAQDEEQDPGGCSQDGQLYRDKDVWKPEPCRICVCDSGTVLCDEIVCEELRDCAKPEIPLGECCPVCASADASTPERLPGAKGQKGEPGDITDVVGPRGPSGPMGPPGEQGPRGDRGEKGEKGSPGPRGRDGEPGTPGNPGPPGPPGPNGPPGLGGNFASQMAGGFDDKAGAAQMGVMQGPMGPMGPRGPPGPNGAPGPQGFQGNPGEGGEPGSSGPMGPRGPPGPPGKPGDDGEPGKPGNGGERGPPGPQGARGFPGTPGLPGIKGHRGYTGLDGAKGESGATGAKGESGSPGESGAPGPMGPRGLPGERGRPGPSGASGARGNDGLPGGAGPPGPVGTAGSPGFPGSPGAKGEAGPTGARGPEGAQGPRGESGVPGASGPSGVSGNPGSDGMPGAKGSVGAPGIGGAPGFPGPRGPPGPQGATGPLGPKGQSGDSGLAGFKGEAGPKGEIGNAGLQGAPGPAGEEGKRGPRGEPGAAGPPGPTGERGTPGNRGFPGQDGLAGPKGAPGERGPAGVSGPKGAGGDPGRPGEPGLPGARGLTGRPGDAGPQGKVGPSGAPGEDGRPGPPGPQGVRGQPGVMGFPGPKGGNGEAGKAGEKGLAGAPGLRGLPGKDGETGAAGPPGPAGSAGERGEQGQPGPSGFQGLPGPPGPPGEGGKPGDQGVPGEAGGAGATGPRGERGFPGERGGAGPQGLQGPRGLPGTPGTDGPKGGVGPAGTAGAQGPPGLQGMPGERGTSGNPGPKGDRGDNGDKGPEGAPGKDGSRGLTGPIGPTGPAGPNGEKGESGPAGPSGVAGTRGVPGDRGETGPPGPAGFAGPPGADGQPGVKGEQGEGGQKGDAGAPGPQGPSGAPGPQGPTGVSGPKGARGAQGPPGATGFPGAAGRVGPPGPNGNPGPAGPAGPPGKDGPKGVRGDGGPPGRPGDAGLRGSAGPAGEKGDPGEDGPHGPDGPAGPQGLAGQRGIVGLPGQRGERGFPGLPGPSGEPGKQGAPGGPGDRGPPGPVGAPGLTGAAGEPGREGNPGSDGPPGRDGSAGIKGDRGDTGPAGAPGAPGGPGAPGPVGPTGKQGDRGEAGPHGPSGPPGPAGARGMPGPQGPRGDKGEGGDSGDRGQKGHRGFTGLQGLPGSPGQPGDQGASGPSGPGGARGPPGPVGPAGKDGANGLPGPIGPPGPRGRSGETGPSGPPGTPGPPGPPGPPGPGIDMSAFAGLSQLEKSPDPLRYMRADQAADGNHQHDAEVDATLKSLNNQMENIRRPDGTKKSPARTCRDLKQCHPDWKSGEYWIDPNQGCTVDAIKVFCNMETGESCIYPKPANIPRKNWWTTKGGDRKHIWFGEAMNGGFHFNYGDENLSPNTASIQMTFLRLLSTEASQNLTYHCRNSIAYMDESSGNLKKALLLRGSNDVEIRAEGNSRFTYSVLEDGCKKHTGQWSKTVIEYKSQKTSRLPLVDIAPVDIGGAHQEFGVDVGAVCFL; translated from the exons ATGATGAAGACCTCCATGATGGTGCGGAGCGCGGAGCTGCTGCTGTGTGTGGCCGCGCTGGGAGCTCTGCTGACCGGGGGAGCAGCGCAGGATGAGGAGC AAGACCCCGGCGGCTGCTCTCAGGATGGTCAGCTGTACCGGGATAAGGACGTGTGGAAGCCGGAGCCGTGCCGGATCTGTGTGTGTGACAGCGGCACCGTGCTGTGCGATGAGATCGTGTGTGAGGAGCTGAGGGACTGCGCTAAACCCGAAATCCCGCTCGGGGAGTGCTGTCCCGTCTGCGCCAGCGCCGACGCCTCCACACCTGAGC GCCTGCCGGGTGCcaag GGACAAAAGGGGGAACCAGGAGACATAACTGAT GTTGTGGGGCCGCGGGGACCGTCCGGGCCGATG GGTCCGCCGGGAGAACAAGGCCCACGCGGAGACCGGGGAGAGAAGGGGGAGAAG GGAAGTCCGGGCCCTCGGGGACGAGATGGAGAGCCGGGAACCCCAGGAAACCCTGGACCTCCAGGACCTCCAGGACCCAACGGACCACCAGGCCTTGGCGGA AATTTCGCATCTCAGATGGCGGGAGGATTTGATGACAAAGCGGGAGCGGCTCAGATGGGGGTGATGCAGGGCCCGATG GGTCCGATGGGCCCCCGAGGACCCCCAGGCCCCAACGGAGCTCCG GGTCCTCAAGGATTCCAAGGAAACCCAGGAGAAGGCGGAGAGCCGGGATCATCC GGCCCAATGGGTCCCCGTGGCCCACCCGGACCCCCAGGGAAACCAGGAGATGAT GGTGAGCCGGGCAAACCTGGCAACGGTGGAGAGCGTGGACCCCCAGGCCCTCAG GGAGCTCGTGGATTCCCAGGAACACCCGGACTACCTGGAATCAAGGGACACAGA ggttaCACAGGTCTTGATGGTGCTAAAGGAGAGTCTGGAGCTACTGGAGCAAAA ggTGAATCCGGCTCTCCTGGAGAAAGTGGAGCTCCTGGACCGATG ggtCCGCGAGGTCTGCCTGGTGAACGGGGGCGTCCAGGACCGTCAGGAGCTTCT ggTGCTCGTGGTAATGACGGTCTGCCTGGCGGTGCTGGTCCACCG ggtccCGTTGGTACAGCAGGATCTCCCGGGTTCCCAGGATCCCCCGGTGCAAAG GGTGAAGCGGGACCAACCGGAGCCCGAGGGCCTGAGGGAGCACAGGGGCCCCGTGGAGAGTCTGGTGTTCCTGGAGCCTCGGGACCCTCTGGAGTCTCT GGTAACCCTGGTTCTGACGGGATGCCTGGAGCCAAAGGATCAGTG GGCGCTCCGGGTATCGGTGGAGCTCCTGGTTTCCCGGGTCCGCGTGGTCCTCCAGGCCCTCAGGGAGCGACAGGTCCTCTAGGGCCAAAGGGTCAATCT GGGGACTCGGGCCTCGCAGGGTTCAAAGGTGAAGCCGGTCCTAAAGGAGAGATT GGAAATGCTGGTCTACAAGGGGCTCCAGGTCCTGCTGGAGAAGAAGGCAAGCGAGGACCCAGAGGAGAGCCTGGTGCTGCGGGCCCCCCAGGGCCAACTGGAGAACGG GGAACGCCTGGTAATCGAGGTTTTCCCGGACAAGACGGTCTTGCTGGTCCAAAG GGTGCGCCCGGAGAGCGTGGACCTGCAGGCGTATCGGGACCTAAAGGAGCCGGTGGAGATCCAGGGCGGCCGGGAGAACCAGGTCTACCTGGTGCAAGG GGTTTGACGGGACGTCCAGGAGACGCCGGTCCACAGGGCAAAGTCGGTCCGTCT GGCGCTCCGGGTGAAGACGGTCGTCCGGGACCCCCGGGGCCTCAGGGTGTTCGCGGTCAGCCAGGAGTCATGGGATTCCCGGGACCCAAGGGTGGAAAT GGTGAGGCTGGAAAGGCTGGAGAGAAGGGACTCGCTGGAGCTCCGGGTCTGCGT GGTCTGCCTGGTAAAGATGGAGAGACCGGTGCTGCTGGGCCTCCAGGACCTGCC GGCTCTGCGGGAGAGCGAGGCGAGCAGGGACAGCCGGGACCATCAGGCTTCCAG GGTCTGCCTGGACCCCCGGGGCCCCCCGGTGAGGGAGGTAAACCTGGAGATCAG GGAGTTCCTGGAGAGGCCGGAGGGGCAGGGGCTACCGGACCCCGA GGTGAGCGAGGGTTCCCAGGAGAGAGAGGCGGTGCTGGGCCACAGGGGCTCCAGGGGCCCCGGGGTCTACCAGGAACACCAGGAACCGACGGCCCCAAG GGTGGTGTGGGACCCGCGGGGACAGCTGGAGCTCAGGGTCCTCCAGGACTGCAGGGAATGCCCGGAGAGAGAGGCACGTCTGGGAATCCAGGACCAAAGGGCGACCGA ggcGATAATGGAGATAAGGGACCAGAAGGAGCTCCGGGTAAAGACGGCTCAAGA GGTTTAACGGGTCCAATTGGTCCAACAGGTCCTGCGGGACCCAACGGTGAAAAG GGAGAATCGGGACCCGCGGGACCGTCTGGAGTTGCGGGGACTCGCGGTGTTCCT GGTGACCGAGGAGAGACTGGCCCTCCTGGTcctgctggttttgctggtccaCCA GGTGCAGATGGACAGCCGGGAGTGAAAGGAGAGCAGGGTGAAGGTGGACAGAAGGGTGATGCTGGAGCCCCGGGCCCTCAGGGGCCCTCTGGAGCTCCGGGCCCGCAG GGACCAACCGGTGTGTCTGGACCAAAAGGGGCTCGTGGTGCTCAAGGCCCTCCT GGTGCCACGGGTTTCCCCGGAGCCGCTGGAAGAGTTGGACCTCCTGGTCCTAAT GGTAACCCTGGTCCAGCCGGTCCTGCTGGTCCTCCTGGTAAAGATGGGCCAAAGGGTGTCAGAGGAGATGGTGGTCCTCCTGGAAGACCTGGAGACGCTGGTTTACGGGGTTCGGCTGGTCCTGCAGGAGAGAAGGGAGATCCTGGTGAAGACGGTCCTCAC GGTCCGGACGGTCCCGCAGGTCCCCAGGGTCTGGCCGGTCAGCGCGGTATCGTTGGTCTTCCAGGACAAAGAGGCGAAAGAGGATTCCCCGGCCTGCCTGGACCCTCC GGTGAGCCGGGTAAGCAGGGGGCTCCTGGGGGACCCGGGGACAGAGGACCTCCTGGCCCTGTAGGGGCACCAGGTCTGACCGGCGCTGCAGGAGAGCCGGGGAGAGAG GGCAATCCTGGATCTGATGGTCCTCCTGGTCGAGATGGTTCTGCTGGAATAAAG GGAGACCGAGGTGACACGGGTCCAGCTGGAGCTCCTGGTGCTCCAGGGGGTCCTGGTGCTCCTGGTCCAGTCGGACCCACTGGTAAACAGGGAGACAGAGGAGAGGCG GGTCCCCATGGGCCTTCTGGACCTCCAGGGCCTGCTGGAGCTCGGGGAATGCCT GGACCACAAGGACCGCGTGGAGATAAAGGAGAAGGTGGGGATTCGGGAGATAGAGGGCAGAAAGGACACAGAGGCTTCACTGGTCTCCAAGGTCTGCCTGGGTCTCCT GGTCAACCTGGTGATCAAGGTGCTTCTGGACCTTCTGGACCCGGTGGAGCAAGA GGACCCCCAGGCCCTGTCGGTCCAGCTGGAAAAGATGGAGCAAACGGTTTACCTGGACCCATTGGACCCCCGGGACCCCGTGGTCGTTCTGGGGAGACTGGTCCATCa GGTCCTCCTGGAACTCCTGGACCCCCTGGTCCTCCTGGCCCTCCGGGACCTGGCATCGACATGTCAGCCTTTGCTGGTCTGTCTCAGCTTGAGAAGTCTCCTGATCCCCTGAGGTACATGAGGGCAGACCAGGCCGCAGATGGTAACCATCAGCATGATGCAGAGGTGGATGCCACGCTCAAATCCCTGAACAACCAGATGGAGAACATCCGCAGGCCTGATGGCACCAAAAAGAGCCCGGCCCGGACCTGCAGAGACCTGAAGCAGTGCCACCCAGACTGGAAGAGCG GCGAATACTGGATTGACCCGAACCAGGGCTGCACCGTCGATGCTATCAAAGTGTTCTGCAACATGGAGACCGGCGAGAGCTGCATTTACCCCAAACCTGCCAACATCCCACGCAAGAACTGGTGGACTACGAAGGGTGGGGATCGCAAACACATTTGGTTTGGGGAAGCCATGAATGGAGGATTCCAC TTTAACTATGGAGACGAGAATCTGTCGCCAAATACAGCCAGTATTCAGATGACCTTCCTCAGACTGCTGTCCACTGAAGCCTCGCAGAACCTTACCTACCACTGCAGGAACAGCATCGCCTACATGGACGAATCCTCTGGGAACCTGAAGAAGGCTCTGCTGCTGCGCGGATCCAATGATGTGGAGATCCGGGCGGAAGGAAACAGCCGCTTCACCTACAGCGTTCTGGAGGACGGATGCAAG AAACACACAGGACAGTGGAGCAAGACCGTCATTGAGTATAAATCCCAGAAGACGTCTCGCCTGCCCCTTGTGGACATTGCCCCTGTGGATATAGGAGGAGCACATCAGGAGTTCGGAGTGGATGTAGGAGCCGTCTGTTTCTTATAA